In Papaver somniferum cultivar HN1 chromosome 1, ASM357369v1, whole genome shotgun sequence, a genomic segment contains:
- the LOC113326329 gene encoding ribonuclease H2 subunit C-like — translation MEIENNEDGASVTNTNKEKEEYGGVIGSIHIPSLENSESSVVDLTGLVHQLPCCIKHDGPSSVSQYFKPSKSGIGMENGISVEETHFRGRKLQGANIPLPQGYSGYVLGKKKKPIKRKTCEEEDRDSWETCARFQSITYWNHDNIPSQDDVLLRSFHWFKIANALHAPVPVDDLASIPSLSC, via the exons ATGGAAATAGAAAATAATGAAGATGGTGCCAGTGTCACTAATACTAACAAGGAGAAAGAGGAATATGGGGGAGTAATCGGAAGCATTCATATTCCATCACTAGAAAACTCAGAATCCAGTGTTGTGGATCTGACTGGTCTTGTTCATCAGCTCCCTTGCTGTATCAAACACGATGGTCCTTCCTCCGTCTCTCAATACTTCAAACCCAGTAAATCTG GTATTGGGATGGAGAATGGTATCAGTGTAGAGGAAACTCATTTCAGAGGAAGGAAATTGCAAGGAGCAAACATTCCCCTTCCACAAGGATATTCTG GTTATGTTTTGGGGAAAAAGAAGAAACCAATTAAGAGGAAAACTTGTGAAGAGGAGGATAGGGATTCCTGGGAGACATGTGCAAGATTTCAAAGCATTACGTATTGGAATCACGACAACATTccttctcaagatgatgttctGTTGAGGTCTTTTCACTGGTTCAAAATTGCTAATGCG CTGCACGCACCTGTTCCTGTTGACGATTTGGCTTCTATCCCCAGTCTTTCATGCTAA
- the LOC113326337 gene encoding uncharacterized protein LOC113326337 isoform X2, with protein MLIPLFFFHVKDCSDRVDVQPKEVLSAEVTKEKLVSLQVLVPTTHTLLFSDGFIIPIYSSRILFDRGRETEIIKGFSDLPGNYKSCSIPNSPGFLVPNVCSVLVDKFDQKSIYANVFKHGYQLGWFVEDSMVILWVKNENRYVAGNMFDKTPESVVWWLNSGGDDFLLQYKMGRVFDPGREFESIDGYSYSAGEDRKLLVKMSCRDCKMSEF; from the exons ATGctcattcccttgtttttcttccaCGTGAAGGATTGTTCTGATAGGGTGGATGTTCAACCTAAAGAGGTTTTGAGTGCTGAGGTTACTAAGGAGAAACTCGTGAGCTTACAGGTACTAGTACCAACTACCCACACCCTGTTGTTTTCTGATGGTTTTATCATTCCTATCTATTCTTCGCGTATTCTATTTGATCGTGGCAGAGAAACTGAAATTATAAAGGGTTTTTCTGATCTCCCTGGGAATTATAAATCATGTTCTATTCCGAATAGTCCTGGTTTTTTGGTACCCAATGTGTGTTCGGTTCTTGTGGATAAATTTGATCAGAAATCTATTTATGCGAAtgttttcaaacatgggtatcaATTGGGATGGTTTGTTGAGGATTCAATGGTGATTTTGTGGGTTAAAAATGAAAATAGATATGTTGCTGGCAATATGTTTGATAAAACGCCTGAGAGCGTAGTTTGGTGGTTGAACAGTGGCGGAGATGATTTTCTCTTGCAATATAAAATGG GTAGAGTCTTTGATCCAGGAAGAGAATTTGAATCCATTGATGGGTACTCTTACTCTGCTGGTGAAGACAGAAAGTTGTTGGTGAAAATGTCATGTAGAGATTGCAAAATGAGCGAATTTTGA
- the LOC113326337 gene encoding uncharacterized protein LOC113326337 isoform X1 translates to MLIPLFFFHVKDCSDRVDVQPKEVLSAEVTKEKLVSLQVLVPTTHTLLFSDGFIIPIYSSRILFDRGRETEIIKGFSDLPGNYKSCSIPNSPGFLVPNVCSVLVDKFDQKSIYANVFKHGYQLGWFVEDSMVILWVKNENRYVAGNMFDKTPESVVWWLNSGGDDFLLQYKMGKLSYNLIVDECLYLIFGSARGVFDRGKKFKLLVESLIQEENLNPLMGTLTLLVKTESCW, encoded by the exons ATGctcattcccttgtttttcttccaCGTGAAGGATTGTTCTGATAGGGTGGATGTTCAACCTAAAGAGGTTTTGAGTGCTGAGGTTACTAAGGAGAAACTCGTGAGCTTACAGGTACTAGTACCAACTACCCACACCCTGTTGTTTTCTGATGGTTTTATCATTCCTATCTATTCTTCGCGTATTCTATTTGATCGTGGCAGAGAAACTGAAATTATAAAGGGTTTTTCTGATCTCCCTGGGAATTATAAATCATGTTCTATTCCGAATAGTCCTGGTTTTTTGGTACCCAATGTGTGTTCGGTTCTTGTGGATAAATTTGATCAGAAATCTATTTATGCGAAtgttttcaaacatgggtatcaATTGGGATGGTTTGTTGAGGATTCAATGGTGATTTTGTGGGTTAAAAATGAAAATAGATATGTTGCTGGCAATATGTTTGATAAAACGCCTGAGAGCGTAGTTTGGTGGTTGAACAGTGGCGGAGATGATTTTCTCTTGCAATATAAAATGGGTAAGTTAAGCTACAACTTAATAGTTGATGAATGTCTCTACCTCATCTTTGGTTCTGCTCGTGGTGTATTTGATCGTGGGAAAAAATTTAAACTTCTG GTAGAGTCTTTGATCCAGGAAGAGAATTTGAATCCATTGATGGGTACTCTTACTCTGCTGGTGAAGACAGAAAGTTGTTGGTGA
- the LOC113326337 gene encoding uncharacterized protein LOC113326337 isoform X3: MLIPLFFFHVKDCSDRVDVQPKEVLSAEVTKEKLVSLQVLVPTTHTLLFSDGFIIPIYSSRILFDRGRETEIIKGFSDLPGNYKSCSIPNSPGFLVPNVCSVLVDKFDQKSIYANVFKHGYQLGWFVEDSMVILWVKNENRYVAGNMFDKTPESVVWWLNSGGDDFLLQYKMGKLSYNLIVDECLYLIFGSARGVFDRGKKFKLLVR; this comes from the exons ATGctcattcccttgtttttcttccaCGTGAAGGATTGTTCTGATAGGGTGGATGTTCAACCTAAAGAGGTTTTGAGTGCTGAGGTTACTAAGGAGAAACTCGTGAGCTTACAGGTACTAGTACCAACTACCCACACCCTGTTGTTTTCTGATGGTTTTATCATTCCTATCTATTCTTCGCGTATTCTATTTGATCGTGGCAGAGAAACTGAAATTATAAAGGGTTTTTCTGATCTCCCTGGGAATTATAAATCATGTTCTATTCCGAATAGTCCTGGTTTTTTGGTACCCAATGTGTGTTCGGTTCTTGTGGATAAATTTGATCAGAAATCTATTTATGCGAAtgttttcaaacatgggtatcaATTGGGATGGTTTGTTGAGGATTCAATGGTGATTTTGTGGGTTAAAAATGAAAATAGATATGTTGCTGGCAATATGTTTGATAAAACGCCTGAGAGCGTAGTTTGGTGGTTGAACAGTGGCGGAGATGATTTTCTCTTGCAATATAAAATGGGTAAGTTAAGCTACAACTTAATAGTTGATGAATGTCTCTACCTCATCTTTGGTTCTGCTCGTGGTGTATTTGATCGTGGGAAAAAATTTAAACTTCTGGTAAG GTAG
- the LOC113355058 gene encoding uncharacterized protein LOC113355058: MHSKMFLVIIITLWFIGFAECQSPPAIFLKKFYVPGLDIGSNESQGINTTTISVELSFWRLNNKGREQPKSVYYDSINLAVYYYSDSSDLPIGNISIPEFHHSSGLAAHRSGTVMTLGVPWEKARTEVSSGKTIMFRIELDTKTRYSNGILKSKRHDLRLGTNVTVNDRGSMSFNHDLRLSSAPVQVGGLISLGIVALSVLVLHILL; the protein is encoded by the coding sequence ATGCATTCCAAAATGTTCTTAGTAATTATAATCACGCTGTGGTTTATCGGTTTCGCCGAGTGCCAGTCTCCTCCAGCAATTTTTCTCAAAAAGTTTTATGTTCCTGGCCTCGACATAGGGTCAAATGAGTCTCAAGGCATCAACACCACGACCATATCTGTCGAGCTCAGTTTTTGGAGGTTAAACAACAAGGGACGCGAGCAGCCAAAATCTGTTTATTACGATAGCATTAATTTGGCTGTTTATTATTATAGTGATAGCTCAGATTTACCGATCGGAAACATCTCTATACCCGAGTTCCATCATTCGTCCGGTTTGGCAGCTCATCGCTCAGGGACAGTTATGACTCTTGGAGTACCTTGGGAAAAGGCTAGAACAGAGGTTTCTAGCGGGAAAACGATCATGTTTAGGATCGAATTGGATACAAAAACAAGGTATTCGAATGGAATTTTGAAGTCAAAAAGACATGATTTGAGGTTAGGAACGAACGTTACTGTCAATGATCGAGGATCGATGTCTTTCAACCACGATTTGAGGCTATCAAGCGCTCCTGTTCAAGTCGGTGGTCTTATAAGCCTGGGTATCGTTGCCTTATCGGTTCTCGTATTACATATTCTTCTTTAG
- the LOC113280208 gene encoding F-box/kelch-repeat protein At3g06240-like, whose amino-acid sequence MDYPFNSRECSVDLLGCCHGLVCLWLENRDTTFLCLWNPATKEYKQVPKSPDDHDDMNQMSMVAFGYDSKNDDYKLLTRFDNLVQVYSLGLNSWKRIGNVEFRSLRDAGVLVNGDLHWLAESQDSSRQIVVSLDMSEEIFKEMQLPKTSVSRPHRFMKVGALEGCLCVLGSDICLQVEVWVMQDYGVHESWTKRYVINHESVSNDYLLRLVWSFKSGEILFGISSNGSLISYDPNYRRLRPTNLLRVTHIEKEGSYCESLISLNSNTYQGRTRGTNRVPRHRAGLDSLD is encoded by the exons ATGGATTATCCATTCAATTCTCGAGAGTGTTCAGTTGATCTACTGGGTTGTTGTCATGGTCTGGTTTGCCTATGGTTAGAAAATCGTGATACGACTTTTTTATGTCTTTGGAATCCAGCAACCAAAGAGTACAAACAAGTACCCAAATCACCAGATGATCATGATGATATGAATCAAATGAGCATGGTTGCATTTGGTTATGATTCTAAGAATGATGATTACAAGTTACTAACTCGTTTTGATAATTTAGTTCAAGTCTATTCGTTAGGATTAAATTCCTGGAAAAGAATTGGAAATGTGGAGTTTCGCAGCCTTCGGGATGCTGGGGTGCTTGTTAATGGAGATCTTCATTGGTTAGCTGAATCGCAGGACTCTTCACGACAAATTGTAGTCTCTTTAGATATGAGTGAGGAGATATTCAAAGAGATGCAACTACCAAAAACTTCGGTGAGTAGGCCGCATCGGTTTATGAAAGTGGGGGCGTTGGAAGGGTGCCTCTGTGTGCTTGGTAGCGATATTTGTCTTCAGGTTGAAGTATGGGTAATGCAGGATTATGGAGTTCATGAATCTTGGACTAAACGCTATGTGATTAACCATGAGTCGGTCTCGAATGATTATTTATTGAGGCTTGTGTGGTCTTTTAAGAGTGGGGAGATTCTATTCGGGATTTCTTCTAATGGTTCTTTAATTTCATACGACCCAAACTATCGAAGACTTAGACCAACTAACCTCCTCAGGGTAACACACATCGAAAAGGAAGGGTCTTATTGCGAAAGCTTAATTTCACTGAACTCTAATACTTATCAGGGAAGGACAAGAGGAACCAACAG GGTGCCCAGGCATAGAGCAGGCTTAGATAGTTTAGATTAG
- the LOC113280199 gene encoding uncharacterized protein LOC113280199, whose translation MSTRMKLAQDNPYLQEITCDYSTAASEQRPFDLRNVVQLGASDLAEINPTVCCFSPSHVSVPSYDSGNRLRPLSESLPLYKAAVNGDWKRAKDIIKDDLASTTDGITIFSETALHVAAAAGHAKFVEELVQLMQSDALELRETNNDETAIHLAAIAGHTKVAKAMLQKNPNLTQLRNMNGWTPLLSAIYSSSNQPKEMIEYLCSVTIDGDSINNPLVGGELICTIARAGLYDIAMNLIQQNPDLAILKDESGCCALEVMAERPYAFPSSSQLRPWQRFIYPFITVESSPAVANQVRADLENPLLISGELSTNITTQSTTNNISVIASSIQVHYGRIKELLLKVRGIKQVYDEKLMHKQALDLVKCICAQIFLMSCSGISDFFKDSSTFTTATIYGTVEVVLECIQMFPDLIWLKSQGRSIFEIAIEERHEQIFNLVLQMNEHKKKLVYSRDEFGNTILHLAAKLSPFSQLHSVTCVALQMQRELQWFEAVENITLPIHKVTRNNDGKTPGILFKEQHHALMEKGEKWMKDTAQSCMLVATLIATVVFAAAFQVPGGNFSDDDGSNKLAGFPIFLRRNAFMVFAVADALAFFSSSTSILMFLSILTSRYAEQDFLNSLPKRLIIGHATLFFSIITMMVAFSATLSISLGPKFGWVPIPLALSACVPVTLFAFLQYPLFFEIVYSTYGPGIFHK comes from the exons aTGTCAACAAGGATGAAGTTAGCACAAGATAATCCTTACTTGCAAGAGATAACTTGCGATTACAGTACTGCTGCGTCTGAGCAACGGCCATTTGATCTTCGCAATGTGGTTCAGCTTGGTGCTTCTGATTTGGCAGAGATTAATCCGACTGTCTGCTGTTTTTCACCATCCCATGTTTCCGTCCCGTCCTACGATTCAG GTAATCGCCTGAGGCCTTTAAGTGAGTCTTTGCCATTGTACAAAGCAGCAGTGAATGGGGACTGGAAAAGGGCTAAAGATATCATCAAGGATGATTTGGCCTCAACGACTGACGGAATCACAATATTCTCAGAGACGGCACTGCATGTAGCTGCAGCTGCAGGGCATGCCAAGTTTGTCGAAGAGCTAGTGCAACTCATGCAATCAGATGCTCTTGAATTACGGGAAACCAACAATGATGAGACAGCGATCCACCTTGCTGCCATTGCTGGGCATACAAAAGTTGCCAAGGCCATGTTGCAGAAAAATCCCAATTTAACACAGCTGCGTAATATGAATGGATGGACACCACTGTTGAGTGCTATCTATTCTTCATCGAATCAACCAAAGGAGATGATTGAATATCTTTGCAGTGTCACCATTGATGGAGATAGTATAAACAATCCATTGGTTGGTGGTGAGCTAATCTGTACCATTGCTAGAGCTGGTTTATATG ATATTGCTATGAATTTAATTCAGCAGAACCCGGATCTGGCTATACTGAAGGATGAAAGTGGCTGTTGTGCATTGGAAGTGATGGCGGAGAGGCCGTATGCATTCCCAAGTTCAAGTCAGCTGCGACCTTGGCAAAGGTTCATCTACCCAT TTATTACAGTGGAGTCATCTCCTGCAGTTGCCAACCAGGTAAGAGCAGATTTGGAGAATCCTTTACTGATTTCAGGGGAACTATCAACCAATATCACTACTCAAAGCACAACTAACAACATCTCAGTCATTGCCTCCTCAATTCAAG TGCACTATGGACGGATAAAAGAACTACTCTTGAAAG TCCGTGGTATCAAACAAGTATACGatgaaaagttgatgcataaacaaGCCTTGGATTTGGTCAAATGTATTTGTGCACAGATTTTTCTTATGAGCTGTTCAGGAATCTCAGATTTTTTCAAAGATTCGTCTACCTTCACGACAGCCACGATTTATGGAACTGTCGAGGTTGTACTAGAGTGCATTCAAATGTTTCCCGATCTAATCTGGCTTAAATCGCAAGGACGTAGTATATTTGAGATTGCAATAGAAGAACGACATGAACAGATCTTCAATCTCGTACTTCAGATGAATGAGCACAAGAAAAAATTGGTTTACTCGAGAGACGAGTTTGGTAATACTATCCTGCATTTAGCTGCCAAGTTATCACCTTTTTCTCAGCTTCACTCGGTCACTTGTGTAGCTTTGCAAATGCAGAGAGAGCTGCAGTGGTTTGAG GCCGTTGAAAATATTACGCTACCAATCCACAAGGTAACAAGAAACAATGATGGAAagacaccaggaattttgttCAAGGAGCAACACCATGCCTTAATGGAAAAAGGGGAGAAATGGATGAAAGATACAGCCCAGTCGTGCATGTTAGTAGCCACCCTCATTGCTACTGTAGTATTTGCTGCAGCTTTTCAAGTTCCTGGTGGTAATTTTAGCGATGATGATGGCAGTAACAAACTAGCAGGCTTCCCAATCTTTTTACGTCGAAATGCTTTTATGGTGTTTGCAGTAGCAGATGCTTTGGCTTTTTTCTCTTCCTCCACATCGATTCTGATGTTCTTATCCATCCTAACTTCCCGTTATGCTGAACAAGATTTTCTCAACTCATTGCCTAAAAGGTTAATCATCGGTCATGCGACTCTTTTTTTCTCTATAATCACCATGATGGTAGCCTTTAGTGCAACACTTTCTATTTCACTTGGTCCCAAATTTGGATGGGTTCCAATTCCATTAGCTTTAAGTGCATGTGTCCCTGTGACCTTATTTGCATTCTTACAGTATCCATTGTTTTTTGAAATTGTGTATTCGACATATGGGCCTGGCATCTTTCATAAATAA
- the LOC113280215 gene encoding UDP-glucose 6-dehydrogenase 5-like has product MVKICCIGAGYVGGPTMAMIAYKCPDIQVVVVDISVPRINAWNSDRLPIFEPGLDEVVKSCRNTNLFFSSDVESHIADSDIIFVSVNTPTKTRGLGAGKAADLTYWESAARMIADVAKSDKIVVEKSTVPVKTAEAIEKILNHSSRDGVNFQILSNPEFLAEGTAIDDLTNPDRVLIGGRQTPEGQKAVAALKGVYAKWVPEDRIITTNLWSAELSKLAANAILAQRISSINAMSALCEATGANVSEVAYAVGKDTRIGPKFLNASVGFGGSCFQKDILNLVYICECNGLTEVANYWRQVVQINDYQKLRFVNRVVSSMFNTVSGKKILVLGFAFKKDTGDTRETPAIDICLGLLGDKAKLSIYDPQVSEDQIRRDLTTSKFDWDHPQHLVPSSPTAKSKEMVTVTWDAYEAAKGAHGICIMTEWDEFKFLDYQRIYDGMEKPAFVFDGRNVVNPDELRKIGFIVYSIGKPLDAWMKDLPAAPLT; this is encoded by the coding sequence ATGGTAAAAATATGTTGCATCGGGGCCGGTTACGTTGGAGGACCGACAATGGCAATGATCGCCTACAAGTGCCCTGATATTCAAGTGGTCGTCGTGGATATTTCAGTTCCGCGTATCAATGCCTGGAACAGTGACCGTCTCCCAATTTTTGAGCCTGGCCTTGATGAAGTTGTCAAATCATGCAGAAACACCAATCTCTTCTTTAGTTCAGACGTCGAGTCCCATATTGCGGATTCCGATATCATCTTCGTCTCAGTCAATACCCCAACCAAAACCCGTGGTCTTGGAGCTGGCAAGGCAGCTGATCTCACTTACTGGGAAAGTGCTGCCCGTATGATTGCTGATGTCGCCAAGTCCGACAAGATTGTGGTAGAGAAGTCGACCGTCCCCGTGAAGACTGCAGAGGCCATCGAGAAGATCTTAAACCACAGCAGTCGTGATGGTGTTAACTTCCAAATACTCTCGAACCCTGAATTCCTTGCAGAGGGTACTGCAATTGATGACCTCACTAATCCAGATCGGGTCCTCATAGGAGGACGTCAGACCCCTGAAGGACAGAAGGCCGTGGCTGCTCTTAAGGGTGTGTACGCCAAATGGGTCCCCGAGGATCGTATCATAACCACAAATTTATGGTCAGCAGAACTCTCAAAGCTGGCAGCAAATGCAATATTGGCTCAAAGGATCTCCTCTATCAATGCGATGTCTGCATTATGCGAAGCAACGGGTGCTAATGTCTCGGAGGTTGCTTATGCCGTGGGTAAGGACACTAGGATTGGCCCCAAGTTCTTGAACGCAAGTGTCGGGTTCGGCGGTTCATGCTTCCAGAAGGACATACTGAACCTGGTGTACATTTGTGAGTGCAACGGTCTGACAGAGGTGGCAAACTATTGGAGGCAGGTAGTCCAGATTAATGACTACCAGAAGTTGAGGTTTGTGAACAGGGTAGTGTCATCCATGTTCAACACTGTATCGGGAAAGAAGATACTAGTGTTAGGATTCGCATTTAAGAAGGATACCGGTGACACTAGGGAGACGCCTGCAATAGATATCTGCTTGGGTCTATTAGGGGACAAAGCAAAGTTGTCAATCTACGATCCACAGGTAAGTGAGGATCAAATTAGAAGGGATCTAACGACGAGCAAATTTGACTGGGATCATCCGCAGCACCTGGTCCCAAGTAGTCCTACAGCTAAATCGAAGGAAATGGTGACTGTCACATGGGATGCATATGAAGCAGCCAAGGGAGCTCATGGTATCTGCATCATGACGGAGTGGGATGAGTTCAAATTCTTAGATTACCAGAGGATCTACGATGGAATGGAGAAACCGGCATTTGTATTCGATGGAAGGAATGTAGTGAATCCTGATGAACTAAGAAAGATTGGATTCATCGTATACTCTATAGGCAAACCATTAGATGCTTGGATGAAGGATCTCCCAGCTGCCCCTTTAACCTAA
- the LOC113280224 gene encoding porphobilinogen deaminase, chloroplastic-like: protein MANLALKQCIFLGSPITNKNLSNGSISVIGFPPPSSSSRKHLVLTAKAAVTVEQQIQKKVSLIKIGTRGSPLALAQAYQTRERLIAAHADLAEEGAIEIIIIKTTGDKILDQPLADIGGKGLFTKEIDEALLNGDIDIAVHSMKDVPTYLPEGTILPCNLPREDVRDAFISLSAASLGDLPAGSVVGSASLRRQSQILHKYPSLKVENIRGNVQTRLKKLKEGKVKATLLALAGLKRLDMTENVTAILSIDDMLPAVAQGAIGIACRTNDDKMANYIASLDHEDTRFAITCERAFLATLDGSCRTPIAGYAHRDTDGSCVFRGLVASPDGTQVLETSRTGTFALDDMIAMGKDAGEELRSRAGPGFFDFLTAQK, encoded by the exons ATGGCAAACTTAGCCTTGAAAcagtgtatatttcttggttctcCAATTACAAACAAGAATCTTAGTAATGGGTCGATTTCAGTTATTGGGTTcccaccaccatcttcttcctctcgaaAACACCTTGTTTTGACTGCCAAGGCTGCTGTTACCGTTGAGCAGCAAATCCAGAAGAAAGTCTCTCTAATCAAAATTGGAACCAGAGGAAG CCCACTGGCACTTGCTCAGGCTTACCAAACACGGGAGAGACTCATTGCCGCACATGCAGACTTGGCTGAAGAAGGAGCCATTgaaattattattataaaaacaaCTGGTGACAAGATACTGGATCAGCCTCTTGCAGATATAGGAGGCAAAGGCCTGTTCACAAAAGAGATAGATGAAGCTCTACTAAATGGCGACATAGATATCGCCGTCCACTCTATGAAAGATGTCCCTACATATTTACCAGAGGGGACGATTTTACCATGCAACCTTCCACGAGAAGATGTCCGTGATGCATTTATTTCATTAAGTGCAGCTTCTCTGGGTGATCTCCCTGCTGGAAGTGTTGTTGGTAGTGCTTCTCTTAGAAGACAATCACAGATACTGCACAAATACCCTTCATTGAAA GTCGAGAACATTAGAGGCAACGTTCAAACAAGATTAAAGAAACTTAAAGAAGGGAAAGTCAAAGCGACCTTATTAGCATTGGCCGGGCTCAAACGTCTTGACATGACAGAAAATGTCACTGCCATTCTATCTATAGATGATATGCTTCCAGCCGTTGCTCAAGGAGCTATTGGAATTGCATGTCGGACCAATGATGATAAGATG GCTAATTACATTGCTTCACTGGATCACGAGGATACCAGATTTGCCATCACATGTGAAAGAGCTTTCCTTGCAACACTGGATGGTTCTTGCCGAACTCCAATTGCAGGTTATGCTCACCGCGATACAGATGGTTCTTGTGTATTCAGGGGATTGGTTGCTTCACCTGATGGAACTCAAG TACTTGAGACATCGAGAACGGGTACATTTGCTCTCGATGATATGATTGCCATGGGGAAAGATGCTGGTGAGGAATTGCGTTCACGTGCTGGTCCAGGTTTCTTTGATTTCTTAACAGCCCAAAAGTAG